In a single window of the Pseudodesulfovibrio profundus genome:
- a CDS encoding glycerophosphodiester phosphodiesterase, translating into MLLIGHRGCAYPGYNQNTIRSFEKVTSEGVPAIEFDVQLCADGRLVVVHNLDLEEVSTGTGEVSNTDSATLKSLYAGNPERGKDRIPFLEEVFDFFASKEPGARPVIHMELKGKNTGTKAGELFNAYVHAGKLDVNDMLASSFNWDELRAFREVCPTAGIALLDGAIRRDRLVEKTGPQGEALFGEVFAYGNEDYMLPRFPDLAGNRALVEKACSDQELSRILIQEIQACLEGQYYTDELLETAVEMQAASVNLWYKTTSADFVAKAHARGLAVFVYTVNTLAEWKDMLNMKVDGVFTDFYAEAKRSMGDSAS; encoded by the coding sequence ATGTTGTTGATAGGCCATCGCGGCTGCGCATATCCCGGGTATAACCAGAACACCATCCGTTCCTTCGAGAAAGTCACTTCCGAAGGCGTCCCGGCCATTGAGTTCGATGTTCAACTCTGTGCTGATGGCAGGCTGGTTGTGGTGCACAATCTGGACCTTGAAGAGGTCTCCACCGGTACAGGGGAAGTATCGAACACGGACTCGGCAACCCTGAAGTCGCTCTATGCCGGTAATCCCGAGCGGGGGAAAGATCGGATTCCATTCCTTGAAGAGGTGTTCGACTTCTTTGCCTCCAAGGAGCCGGGAGCACGTCCCGTCATCCATATGGAACTCAAGGGGAAGAATACCGGAACCAAGGCCGGAGAACTCTTCAATGCGTATGTCCACGCCGGAAAACTGGATGTGAACGATATGCTCGCCAGCTCATTCAATTGGGATGAGCTAAGAGCTTTTCGCGAGGTCTGCCCCACGGCGGGTATTGCCCTGCTCGACGGAGCCATTCGGCGTGACCGGTTGGTCGAGAAGACCGGCCCCCAAGGTGAAGCCCTCTTCGGTGAAGTCTTTGCTTACGGTAATGAAGATTACATGCTCCCTCGCTTTCCGGACCTTGCCGGTAACCGGGCATTGGTCGAAAAAGCGTGTTCCGATCAGGAATTGTCACGAATTCTGATTCAGGAGATACAGGCGTGCCTTGAAGGGCAGTACTATACGGATGAATTGCTGGAGACCGCCGTGGAGATGCAGGCGGCATCCGTCAATCTCTGGTACAAAACCACTTCGGCTGATTTTGTGGCCAAAGCACATGCTCGGGGGCTGGCAGTATTCGTGTATACGGTCAACACCCTTGCAGAATGGAAGGATATGCTGAACATGAAGGTGGACGGCGTGTTCACCGATTTCTACGCAGAGGCCAAACGGTCTATGGGCGACAGTG
- a CDS encoding TRAP transporter small permease — protein MSVTPKTILKNLDLIISGFFLSITVLVVIVNVGLRYLFQGGLFWAEEVATTSFIWSVFVGSAAAYRYKMHIGIDMVSRIGPPIWRKLVAVFVDIMMFVINAYIVYLSVLYIRANELKRTPVLDIPAIYVNFALTVGFSLMAAYALFFLYRDVRKLFRSEEEGIGEV, from the coding sequence ATGTCTGTAACACCCAAGACGATCCTTAAGAATCTCGACCTGATCATCAGTGGTTTTTTCCTGAGCATTACCGTGCTGGTGGTCATCGTCAATGTCGGGCTTCGCTACCTTTTTCAGGGCGGCCTTTTCTGGGCCGAAGAAGTGGCAACGACCTCCTTTATCTGGAGCGTTTTTGTCGGTTCCGCCGCTGCATACCGTTACAAAATGCACATCGGCATCGATATGGTATCGAGAATCGGGCCACCGATCTGGCGCAAGCTGGTTGCCGTATTCGTTGATATCATGATGTTCGTCATCAATGCGTACATCGTTTATCTCAGCGTGCTCTACATCAGGGCCAATGAGCTGAAGCGAACCCCGGTGCTCGATATTCCTGCCATCTATGTGAATTTTGCATTGACGGTCGGCTTCTCGCTGATGGCCGCGTATGCACTGTTTTTCTTATACCGGGACGTACGCAAGCTGTTCCGCAGTGAAGAAGAAGGGATAGGAGAAGTATAA
- a CDS encoding TRAP transporter large permease, whose amino-acid sequence MLTFPVSIVMVLYFTSIPIAYALLAAGLAYFTFGDVGTPPDLILQKFVTSTASFPLLAIPFFIMAGEIMNFSGISSSLMKMADVLTGHLRGGLAQVNVLLSTLMGGISGSANADAAMQSKIIVPQMTKRGYSRAFATATTAASSAIAPVIPPGINLIIYALIAQVSVAKMFIGGYTPGILMCLGLMLTVLFISRKRDYKPSREKMASPKEILLQAKESIWGLLLPLGIIVGIRFGVFTPTEAGAMAVLFCIIIGVFFYKKLKWEHFPIILKNTLLGTSSVMLIIIAASVFGQYMSWERIPHELTKSILAFSSDPWAILVVINILLLVLGMFLEGGALLIIVAPLLVPIMKTLNVDLIHFGLIMIVNIMIGGITPPFGSMMFTTCAITGATVGDFVKEIMPFIFALLVVLVIVTYMPSVVMFLPNLL is encoded by the coding sequence ATGCTCACATTTCCTGTATCTATCGTCATGGTGCTGTACTTCACCAGTATTCCCATTGCCTACGCACTGCTGGCAGCGGGACTTGCCTATTTCACCTTTGGGGACGTGGGAACGCCGCCGGATCTGATCCTGCAGAAATTCGTTACTTCCACGGCCTCCTTCCCGCTCCTCGCCATTCCGTTTTTCATCATGGCAGGGGAGATCATGAACTTTTCCGGTATCAGCTCCAGCCTCATGAAGATGGCGGATGTGCTCACCGGTCACCTGCGCGGCGGACTGGCACAGGTCAACGTTCTGCTTTCCACGCTCATGGGCGGCATCTCCGGCTCGGCCAATGCCGACGCCGCCATGCAGTCCAAGATCATTGTGCCGCAGATGACCAAACGCGGCTACAGCAGGGCCTTTGCCACGGCAACCACGGCCGCTTCTTCCGCCATTGCTCCGGTTATTCCGCCGGGCATCAACCTGATCATTTACGCGCTCATTGCGCAGGTCTCGGTGGCGAAAATGTTCATCGGCGGTTACACCCCGGGTATTCTCATGTGCCTGGGCCTGATGCTGACCGTCCTTTTTATTTCAAGGAAGCGGGACTATAAACCATCCCGTGAGAAGATGGCTTCGCCCAAGGAAATCCTCCTGCAGGCCAAGGAGTCCATCTGGGGCCTGTTGCTTCCTCTCGGTATTATCGTCGGTATTCGTTTCGGCGTGTTTACCCCCACGGAAGCCGGGGCCATGGCCGTCCTGTTCTGCATCATCATCGGCGTGTTCTTCTACAAGAAGCTCAAGTGGGAGCATTTCCCCATTATTCTGAAGAATACCCTGCTGGGCACCAGCTCGGTCATGCTGATCATCATCGCCGCTTCTGTCTTTGGTCAGTACATGAGCTGGGAGCGCATCCCGCACGAGCTGACCAAGAGCATCCTGGCCTTCTCGTCTGATCCCTGGGCCATTCTGGTGGTTATCAATATTCTGCTTCTCGTCCTCGGCATGTTCCTTGAGGGCGGGGCGCTCCTTATCATTGTCGCACCGCTGCTGGTGCCGATCATGAAGACACTCAACGTGGATTTGATCCACTTCGGTCTGATCATGATCGTCAACATCATGATAGGAGGGATAACGCCGCCATTCGGCTCAATGATGTTCACCACGTGCGCCATTACCGGGGCAACGGTCGGCGATTTCGTCAAGGAAATCATGCCGTTTATCTTTGCGCTCCTGGTCGTGCTGGTGATTGTTACCTACATGCCCTCCGTGGTCATGTTCCTCCCCAACCTTCTTTAG